Part of the Elusimicrobiaceae bacterium genome, CTACTTTTATCATCAAAGGGGTATTGTGGGTCGTGTTCTGCATAAGGGTATTTTAGCAATTTTGGGGCTTTTTTTTGCTTTCGCTTTGAATAGAAAAGAGATTTTTCGGTAAAAAAATGACAAATAGCCGATTTTTTTGTTATAATAAATATGTCCAAAGTAAATCTTTGACCCGGCTGCGTAGAAAACGCAGCGTTTTTAATCCCTTTGTTCGGTAGGGTGGCTGAGTGGTCAAAAGCAACGGTCTGTAAAACCGTCGGGCTACGCCCTACATAGGTTCGAATCCTATCCCTACCAAAATTTAAACCCCGCTTAAGCGGGGTTTATTTTTTTGTAAATTCTCTAAAAAAATCCCCCGTTTTAACGGGGGATTTTGCTGAAAAACAAATTTTACAAAGTGGCTTTTAAGAACAGGCCCCCTTTATTGCTGTTGTACTCATTCTCATATGTGTTAGAGTGTCTGCTGCGCAACTGGTACCATGCTCCCGCCGAAAGCCATTTATTCAATTGATACGTCACTTCGGGACGGACGCCGTATAAATCGTCGGATCTTTTAACTCCTTGATTGTTGGCATGTTCGTAATCCATATTTTCATAAGACAGCGTCACCGCCGCTTTTAAGCGGTTAGAAAGCTGATGAGAAAAATACAAAGAAATCAACGTATCGGCAAAATAACGATTGTTCACATAGGTAGATTCTTCAAACTTTCTTATTCCTGACAAACGGATTACATTTCTGCCGGTCGGTCTATATTCTAAAGAAAGGTCATAACCGAATAAATCTTCGTAAGTGCTGTAACCGGAAAGATGATGCGTATAATCGCGCATGGCATAAGTGGCCTTAGCCATACCGGTCACTTTCGGGGCGATTTTTCCTTCTACCCCCAAAGCCAAGGTGCTTCCGTCGGAGTTATGTTCGTCATTGTATTTATAGTTTACATTGCTATACATATATTCCATAAAGCACTTGTTTTAGGAGAAATATTCCAAAACCCCTGCACCGCGGCATTGATTCTGTTTAAATCCAAGGCCGTTTGCCACGGGTGATCATAGTAATAGTCATAAGAATCATTGGCAGAAAAGCCCAATCCGAAAGTCTTTTCTCTGGAAGTTCTGGCAGAAAGATAAACATTATTATTAAATCTTCTTACCATATCCGTCAATTCGGAGTTAGCCAAATCGGACGTATACACAAAGGTATTACCGATATTTAGCAAATCATTAGCCAAATCCACATTGGCAAACGCGTTCCAAAAGCCGTTTTGGCCATTTTCTTTGGTATAGGCATTATAACCGCCGAAAGCCGTCGCATTAAAAACAAGTCCGCTATTAGGAACCGCTGTTTTATATTTCATACCCACTTGCGTGGAGTTAATGACGGAACTTTCTTCTTGCGTATTGGAAAGATAAATATTGTCATCATATATCAAATCTTCCCAAACAGAAAAAGTCAAATTTTTACCATAGCCCAAAGAAGCCGTTAACAGACAAATTAATAAAATGCTTAGT contains:
- a CDS encoding outer membrane beta-barrel protein, whose protein sequence is MYSNVNYKYNDEHNSDGSTLALGVEGKIAPKVTGMAKATYAMRDYTHHLSGYSTYEDLFGYDLSLEYRPTGRNVIRLSGIRKFEESTYVNNRYFADTLISLYFSHQLSNRLKAAVTLSYENMDYEHANNQGVKRSDDLYGVRPEVTYQLNKWLSAGAWYQLRSRHSNTYENEYNSNKGGLFLKATL